In a single window of the Rhodamnia argentea isolate NSW1041297 chromosome 2, ASM2092103v1, whole genome shotgun sequence genome:
- the LOC115744201 gene encoding expansin-A22-like produces MAVSAIDSGWYDAHATFYGDMSGAETMQGACGYGDIFKQGYGLATAAPSTALFNDGLSCGACFEIYCNNNPQWCIPKAGSIIITATNFCPPNYTPYKPDARCNPPLKHFDLSMLMFTKIAYYKAGIIPVRYRRVLCSKQGGVKFEIKGNPSWTLVLIYNVGAAGDVNTVKIKGSNTQWIAMTRIGGQNWRTGIVLIGQNLSFQVTLSDGATLEFDNVAPTRWQFGQTYDGRKNF; encoded by the exons ATGGCGGTTTCTGCCATAGACAGTGGTTGGTACGATGCGCATGCAACTTTTTACGGCGACATGAGTGGTGCGGAAACCATGC AGGGAGCTTGTGGATATGGAGATATTTTCAAACAAGGATATGGACTAGCGACAGCGGCGCCGAGCACAGCCCTTTTCAACGACGGGCTTAGTTGCGGCGCCTGTTTCGAGATCTATTGTAACAACAACCCGCAGTGGTGCATCCCGAAGGCTGGTTCGATCATAATTACTGCAACAAACTTCTGCCCTCCGAACTACACTCCGTACAAACCGGACGCCCGGTGCAATCCTCCGCTAAAGCACTTTGACCTTTCTATGCTAATGTTCACAAAGATTGCCTACTATAAGGCCGGAATCATTCCCGTCCGCTATCGCCGCGTCTTGTGTTCCAAGCAAGGAGGAGTCAAATTCGAGATTAAGGGAAACCCGTCTTGGACCCTCGTGTTAATTTATAACGTCGGCGCCGCTGGAGACGTGAACACAGTGAAAATCAAGGGCTCGAACACTCAATGGATTGCTATGACTCGAATCGGGGGGCAAAATTGGCGGACTGGAATTGTTTTGATTGGGCAAAATTTGTCGTTTCAAGTCACCTTAAGTGATGGGGCCACATTAGAATTTGACAATGTGGCGCCTACTCGATGGCAATTTGGGCAAACATATGATGGGCGAAAAAATTTCTAG